The region CTCCTTTTACCGGTTATAGGCCCAGTTCGCGGGCAATGATCAGACACTGAATTTCAGTGGTTCCTTCGGTAATGGTGCTCAACCGCACGTCGCGGTAGAACCGCTCCACAGGGTATTCATCCACATACCCGTAACCGCCCAGAATCTGAATAGCCTCGTAAGTGGCAAACTGGGCCGCTTCGCAGGCCATCAGCTTGGCCATAGCTGCTTCCTTTAAACAGGGCATTTTCCGGGAGTACATATAAGCCACTTTAAAGGCGTAGGTCCGGGCTGCCTCTAACCTGGTCAACATATTGGCAAATTTAAACTGGATGGCTTGAAATTGAGAAATGGGCTGGCCGAAAGCCTTACGTTCCTTTGCATAGGTAAGGGCTGCTTCAAAGGCGGCATAGCCGATAGCCACCGTTTTCACCGCCTGGGAGATGCGCGCCCCCAGCAAAGTTTGCAGGCTCTGCATGAAGCCGTTGCCTTCTTCACCACCCAGCAAATTTTCCGCCGGCACCAGACAATCCTCAAAGGCCAGTTCCGCCGTATCCGAGGAACGGTGGCCCATCTTGCCCTTTAATTTACGGGTTACCTGAAAACCGGGAGTGTCTTTTTCCACAATGAACAGGCCCATACCCTTTTTGGCTCCCTGGCTCTTGTCCAGGTAAGCCAGAACCAGTACAAAGTCCGCAATGGAACCGTTGGTGATAAAAAGCTTGGAGCCGTTTAAAACGTAGCCGTCGCCTTTCCTTTTGGCCGTGCTCTGCAGGGCGGCCACGTCGGACCCGGCATTGGGCTCGGTAATGGCCAGGGCACCAATCTTGTGCCCCTCAATGCCGGGTATCAGAAACCGCTCTTTCTGCTCCTGGGTACCAAAGCGGTAAATGGCACCGAGGGCCAG is a window of Desulfofundulus luciae DNA encoding:
- a CDS encoding acyl-CoA dehydrogenase family protein translates to MDLELTEEQKMIQKTAREFAQEVIQPLVEEAEKEEKFPLELFPQMGELGFLGIPFPEEYGGIGADKVTQCLFVEEISKVCAGIAASVDAHCDLALGAIYRFGTQEQKERFLIPGIEGHKIGALAITEPNAGSDVAALQSTAKRKGDGYVLNGSKLFITNGSIADFVLVLAYLDKSQGAKKGMGLFIVEKDTPGFQVTRKLKGKMGHRSSDTAELAFEDCLVPAENLLGGEEGNGFMQSLQTLLGARISQAVKTVAIGYAAFEAALTYAKERKAFGQPISQFQAIQFKFANMLTRLEAARTYAFKVAYMYSRKMPCLKEAAMAKLMACEAAQFATYEAIQILGGYGYVDEYPVERFYRDVRLSTITEGTTEIQCLIIARELGL